From Symphalangus syndactylus isolate Jambi chromosome 17, NHGRI_mSymSyn1-v2.1_pri, whole genome shotgun sequence, one genomic window encodes:
- the PIGZ gene encoding GPI mannosyltransferase 4 isoform X2, with amino-acid sequence MIVRPPQPHGTMQICGSSVASAAAGTSFQVLGPVCWQQLDLKMAVRVLWGGLSLFRVLWCLLPQTGYVHPDEFFQSPEVMAEDILGVQATRPWEFYPSSSCRTVVFPLLISGSTFWLLKLWEELGPWPGLVSGYVLLVGPRLLLTALSFALDGAVYHLAPLLGADRWNALALLSGSYVTLVFYTRTFSNTIEGLLFTWLLVLVSSHVMWGPTRKEPAPGPWWHSWLLGGIVAAGFFNRPTFLAFAVVPLYLWGTRGATNPGLKSLTREALVLLPGAALTAAVFVAMDSWYFSSPATSRTLVLTPVNFLHYNLNPQNLARHGTHARLTHLAVNGFLLFGVLHAQALQAAWQQLQVGLQASAQMGLLRALGAWSLLSSPRSYLLLLYFMPLALLSAFSHQEARFLIPLLVPLVLLCSPQTQPVPWKGTVVLFNALGAFLFGCLHQGGLVPGLEYLEQVVHAPVLPSAPTHYTILFTHTYMPPRHLLHLPGLGAPVELVDMGGTEDWVLCQTLKSFTRQPACQVAGGPRLCRLFVVTPGTTRRAVEKCSFPFKNETLLFPHLTLEDPPALSSLLSGAWRDHLSLHIVELGEES; translated from the exons atgattgtgaggcctccccagccacatggaact ATGCAGATCTGTGGATCCAGCGTAGCATCTGCAGCAGCTGGGACATCATTCCAGGTTTTGGGCCCGGTGTGTTGGCAACAACTGGATCTGAAGATGGCAGTCAGGGTGCTTTGGGGTGGCCTCAGCCTGTTCCGAGTGCTGTGGTGTCTCCTTCCACAGACGGGCTATGTGCACCCAGATGAATTCTTCCAGTCACCTGAGGTGATGGCAG aggACATCCTGGGCGTCCAGGCCACCCGGCCCTGGGAATTTTACCCCAGCAGCTCCTGCCGCACGGTGGTCTTCCCGCTGCTGATCTCTGGCTCTACCTTCTGGCTGCTCAAGCTCTGGGAGGAGCTGGGGCCGTGGCCTGGCCTGGTGAGCGGCTATGTGCTGCTGGTGGGGCCACGACTCCTCCTCACTGCTCTTTCCTTTGCTCTGGATGGGGCCGTGTATCACCTGGCCCCACTGTTGGGGGCGGATCGCTGGAACGCCCTGGCCCTGCTGTCTGGTTCCTACGTCACCCTGGTCTTCTACACAAGGACCTTCTCCAACACCATTGAGGGACTCCTCTTCACGTGGCTGCTGGTGCTGGTATCCTCCCATGTAATGTGGGGCCCTACACGCAAGGAGCCTGCGCCGGGTCCATGGTGGCACAGCTGGCTTCTTGGAGGCATTGTGGCTGCTGGCTTCTTCAACCGGCCCACCTTTCTGGCCTTTGCTGTGGTCCCCCTCTACCTCTGGGGCACTCGTGGAGCCACAAACCCTGGCTTGAAGTCCCTGACCCGGGAGGCCCTGGTGCTGCTCCCTGGGGCGGCCCTCACAGCAGCGGTGTTTGTGGCCATGGACAGCTGGTATTTCTCCAGCCCCGCTACATCCAGGACCCTTGTCCTTACACCTGTCAACTTCTTGCACTACAACCTGAATCCCCAAAACCTGGCGAGGCACGGCACGCATGCGCGGCTCACTCACCTGGCAGTCAACGGCTTCCTGCTCTTCGGGGTGCTGCACGCCCAGGCCCTGCAGGCTGCGTGGCAACAGCTGCAAGTCGGCCTCCAGGCCTCTGCACAAATGGGCCTCCTGAGGGCACTGGGTGCCTGGAGCCTGCTGTCCAGCCCCAGGTCCTATCTCCTTCTCCTCTACTTCATGCCTCTGGCCCTGCTATCTGCCTTTAGCCACCAGGAGGCTCGGTTCCTGATTCCCCTCCTGGTCCCCCTGGTCCTGCTTTGTAGCCCACAGACCCAGCCTGTGCCTTGGAAGGGCACCGTGGTCCTCTTCAATGCCCTCGGCGCCTTCCTCTTCGGCTGCCTGCATCAGGGAGGCCTGGTGCCTGGCCTGGAGTACCTGGAGCAGGTGGTCCACGCCCCTGTGCTCCCAAGCGCACCCACCCACTACACAATCCTCTTCACTCACACCTACATGCCCCCCCGGCACCTCCTACACCTCCCAGGCCTGGGGGCACCAGTGGAGCTGGTGGACATGGGTGGGACTGAGGACTGGGTCCTGTGCCAAACCCTCAAAAGCTTCACCAGACAACCAGCCTGCCAAGTGGCTGGTGGGCCACGGCTCTGCCGCCTCTTTGTGGTGACGCCTGGCACCACCAGGCGTGCCGTGGAGAAGTGCAGCTTCCCCTTCAAGAATGAAACACTCTTATTTCCCCATCTGACCCTGGAGGATCCACCAGCCCTGTCCTCCTTGCTGAGTGGGGCTTGGAGGGACCACCTCAGTCTTCACATCGTGGAGCTGGGGGAAGAAAGCTGA
- the PIGZ gene encoding GPI mannosyltransferase 4 isoform X1, giving the protein MPLLVLTSMLLAYWMQICGSSVASAAAGTSFQVLGPVCWQQLDLKMAVRVLWGGLSLFRVLWCLLPQTGYVHPDEFFQSPEVMAEDILGVQATRPWEFYPSSSCRTVVFPLLISGSTFWLLKLWEELGPWPGLVSGYVLLVGPRLLLTALSFALDGAVYHLAPLLGADRWNALALLSGSYVTLVFYTRTFSNTIEGLLFTWLLVLVSSHVMWGPTRKEPAPGPWWHSWLLGGIVAAGFFNRPTFLAFAVVPLYLWGTRGATNPGLKSLTREALVLLPGAALTAAVFVAMDSWYFSSPATSRTLVLTPVNFLHYNLNPQNLARHGTHARLTHLAVNGFLLFGVLHAQALQAAWQQLQVGLQASAQMGLLRALGAWSLLSSPRSYLLLLYFMPLALLSAFSHQEARFLIPLLVPLVLLCSPQTQPVPWKGTVVLFNALGAFLFGCLHQGGLVPGLEYLEQVVHAPVLPSAPTHYTILFTHTYMPPRHLLHLPGLGAPVELVDMGGTEDWVLCQTLKSFTRQPACQVAGGPRLCRLFVVTPGTTRRAVEKCSFPFKNETLLFPHLTLEDPPALSSLLSGAWRDHLSLHIVELGEES; this is encoded by the exons ATGCCACTGCTGGTCTTAACCTCCATGTTATTAGCATATTGG ATGCAGATCTGTGGATCCAGCGTAGCATCTGCAGCAGCTGGGACATCATTCCAGGTTTTGGGCCCGGTGTGTTGGCAACAACTGGATCTGAAGATGGCAGTCAGGGTGCTTTGGGGTGGCCTCAGCCTGTTCCGAGTGCTGTGGTGTCTCCTTCCACAGACGGGCTATGTGCACCCAGATGAATTCTTCCAGTCACCTGAGGTGATGGCAG aggACATCCTGGGCGTCCAGGCCACCCGGCCCTGGGAATTTTACCCCAGCAGCTCCTGCCGCACGGTGGTCTTCCCGCTGCTGATCTCTGGCTCTACCTTCTGGCTGCTCAAGCTCTGGGAGGAGCTGGGGCCGTGGCCTGGCCTGGTGAGCGGCTATGTGCTGCTGGTGGGGCCACGACTCCTCCTCACTGCTCTTTCCTTTGCTCTGGATGGGGCCGTGTATCACCTGGCCCCACTGTTGGGGGCGGATCGCTGGAACGCCCTGGCCCTGCTGTCTGGTTCCTACGTCACCCTGGTCTTCTACACAAGGACCTTCTCCAACACCATTGAGGGACTCCTCTTCACGTGGCTGCTGGTGCTGGTATCCTCCCATGTAATGTGGGGCCCTACACGCAAGGAGCCTGCGCCGGGTCCATGGTGGCACAGCTGGCTTCTTGGAGGCATTGTGGCTGCTGGCTTCTTCAACCGGCCCACCTTTCTGGCCTTTGCTGTGGTCCCCCTCTACCTCTGGGGCACTCGTGGAGCCACAAACCCTGGCTTGAAGTCCCTGACCCGGGAGGCCCTGGTGCTGCTCCCTGGGGCGGCCCTCACAGCAGCGGTGTTTGTGGCCATGGACAGCTGGTATTTCTCCAGCCCCGCTACATCCAGGACCCTTGTCCTTACACCTGTCAACTTCTTGCACTACAACCTGAATCCCCAAAACCTGGCGAGGCACGGCACGCATGCGCGGCTCACTCACCTGGCAGTCAACGGCTTCCTGCTCTTCGGGGTGCTGCACGCCCAGGCCCTGCAGGCTGCGTGGCAACAGCTGCAAGTCGGCCTCCAGGCCTCTGCACAAATGGGCCTCCTGAGGGCACTGGGTGCCTGGAGCCTGCTGTCCAGCCCCAGGTCCTATCTCCTTCTCCTCTACTTCATGCCTCTGGCCCTGCTATCTGCCTTTAGCCACCAGGAGGCTCGGTTCCTGATTCCCCTCCTGGTCCCCCTGGTCCTGCTTTGTAGCCCACAGACCCAGCCTGTGCCTTGGAAGGGCACCGTGGTCCTCTTCAATGCCCTCGGCGCCTTCCTCTTCGGCTGCCTGCATCAGGGAGGCCTGGTGCCTGGCCTGGAGTACCTGGAGCAGGTGGTCCACGCCCCTGTGCTCCCAAGCGCACCCACCCACTACACAATCCTCTTCACTCACACCTACATGCCCCCCCGGCACCTCCTACACCTCCCAGGCCTGGGGGCACCAGTGGAGCTGGTGGACATGGGTGGGACTGAGGACTGGGTCCTGTGCCAAACCCTCAAAAGCTTCACCAGACAACCAGCCTGCCAAGTGGCTGGTGGGCCACGGCTCTGCCGCCTCTTTGTGGTGACGCCTGGCACCACCAGGCGTGCCGTGGAGAAGTGCAGCTTCCCCTTCAAGAATGAAACACTCTTATTTCCCCATCTGACCCTGGAGGATCCACCAGCCCTGTCCTCCTTGCTGAGTGGGGCTTGGAGGGACCACCTCAGTCTTCACATCGTGGAGCTGGGGGAAGAAAGCTGA
- the PIGZ gene encoding GPI mannosyltransferase 4 isoform X3: MMQICGSSVASAAAGTSFQVLGPVCWQQLDLKMAVRVLWGGLSLFRVLWCLLPQTGYVHPDEFFQSPEVMAEDILGVQATRPWEFYPSSSCRTVVFPLLISGSTFWLLKLWEELGPWPGLVSGYVLLVGPRLLLTALSFALDGAVYHLAPLLGADRWNALALLSGSYVTLVFYTRTFSNTIEGLLFTWLLVLVSSHVMWGPTRKEPAPGPWWHSWLLGGIVAAGFFNRPTFLAFAVVPLYLWGTRGATNPGLKSLTREALVLLPGAALTAAVFVAMDSWYFSSPATSRTLVLTPVNFLHYNLNPQNLARHGTHARLTHLAVNGFLLFGVLHAQALQAAWQQLQVGLQASAQMGLLRALGAWSLLSSPRSYLLLLYFMPLALLSAFSHQEARFLIPLLVPLVLLCSPQTQPVPWKGTVVLFNALGAFLFGCLHQGGLVPGLEYLEQVVHAPVLPSAPTHYTILFTHTYMPPRHLLHLPGLGAPVELVDMGGTEDWVLCQTLKSFTRQPACQVAGGPRLCRLFVVTPGTTRRAVEKCSFPFKNETLLFPHLTLEDPPALSSLLSGAWRDHLSLHIVELGEES; the protein is encoded by the exons ATG ATGCAGATCTGTGGATCCAGCGTAGCATCTGCAGCAGCTGGGACATCATTCCAGGTTTTGGGCCCGGTGTGTTGGCAACAACTGGATCTGAAGATGGCAGTCAGGGTGCTTTGGGGTGGCCTCAGCCTGTTCCGAGTGCTGTGGTGTCTCCTTCCACAGACGGGCTATGTGCACCCAGATGAATTCTTCCAGTCACCTGAGGTGATGGCAG aggACATCCTGGGCGTCCAGGCCACCCGGCCCTGGGAATTTTACCCCAGCAGCTCCTGCCGCACGGTGGTCTTCCCGCTGCTGATCTCTGGCTCTACCTTCTGGCTGCTCAAGCTCTGGGAGGAGCTGGGGCCGTGGCCTGGCCTGGTGAGCGGCTATGTGCTGCTGGTGGGGCCACGACTCCTCCTCACTGCTCTTTCCTTTGCTCTGGATGGGGCCGTGTATCACCTGGCCCCACTGTTGGGGGCGGATCGCTGGAACGCCCTGGCCCTGCTGTCTGGTTCCTACGTCACCCTGGTCTTCTACACAAGGACCTTCTCCAACACCATTGAGGGACTCCTCTTCACGTGGCTGCTGGTGCTGGTATCCTCCCATGTAATGTGGGGCCCTACACGCAAGGAGCCTGCGCCGGGTCCATGGTGGCACAGCTGGCTTCTTGGAGGCATTGTGGCTGCTGGCTTCTTCAACCGGCCCACCTTTCTGGCCTTTGCTGTGGTCCCCCTCTACCTCTGGGGCACTCGTGGAGCCACAAACCCTGGCTTGAAGTCCCTGACCCGGGAGGCCCTGGTGCTGCTCCCTGGGGCGGCCCTCACAGCAGCGGTGTTTGTGGCCATGGACAGCTGGTATTTCTCCAGCCCCGCTACATCCAGGACCCTTGTCCTTACACCTGTCAACTTCTTGCACTACAACCTGAATCCCCAAAACCTGGCGAGGCACGGCACGCATGCGCGGCTCACTCACCTGGCAGTCAACGGCTTCCTGCTCTTCGGGGTGCTGCACGCCCAGGCCCTGCAGGCTGCGTGGCAACAGCTGCAAGTCGGCCTCCAGGCCTCTGCACAAATGGGCCTCCTGAGGGCACTGGGTGCCTGGAGCCTGCTGTCCAGCCCCAGGTCCTATCTCCTTCTCCTCTACTTCATGCCTCTGGCCCTGCTATCTGCCTTTAGCCACCAGGAGGCTCGGTTCCTGATTCCCCTCCTGGTCCCCCTGGTCCTGCTTTGTAGCCCACAGACCCAGCCTGTGCCTTGGAAGGGCACCGTGGTCCTCTTCAATGCCCTCGGCGCCTTCCTCTTCGGCTGCCTGCATCAGGGAGGCCTGGTGCCTGGCCTGGAGTACCTGGAGCAGGTGGTCCACGCCCCTGTGCTCCCAAGCGCACCCACCCACTACACAATCCTCTTCACTCACACCTACATGCCCCCCCGGCACCTCCTACACCTCCCAGGCCTGGGGGCACCAGTGGAGCTGGTGGACATGGGTGGGACTGAGGACTGGGTCCTGTGCCAAACCCTCAAAAGCTTCACCAGACAACCAGCCTGCCAAGTGGCTGGTGGGCCACGGCTCTGCCGCCTCTTTGTGGTGACGCCTGGCACCACCAGGCGTGCCGTGGAGAAGTGCAGCTTCCCCTTCAAGAATGAAACACTCTTATTTCCCCATCTGACCCTGGAGGATCCACCAGCCCTGTCCTCCTTGCTGAGTGGGGCTTGGAGGGACCACCTCAGTCTTCACATCGTGGAGCTGGGGGAAGAAAGCTGA
- the PIGZ gene encoding GPI mannosyltransferase 4 isoform X4, with protein sequence MQICGSSVASAAAGTSFQVLGPVCWQQLDLKMAVRVLWGGLSLFRVLWCLLPQTGYVHPDEFFQSPEVMAEDILGVQATRPWEFYPSSSCRTVVFPLLISGSTFWLLKLWEELGPWPGLVSGYVLLVGPRLLLTALSFALDGAVYHLAPLLGADRWNALALLSGSYVTLVFYTRTFSNTIEGLLFTWLLVLVSSHVMWGPTRKEPAPGPWWHSWLLGGIVAAGFFNRPTFLAFAVVPLYLWGTRGATNPGLKSLTREALVLLPGAALTAAVFVAMDSWYFSSPATSRTLVLTPVNFLHYNLNPQNLARHGTHARLTHLAVNGFLLFGVLHAQALQAAWQQLQVGLQASAQMGLLRALGAWSLLSSPRSYLLLLYFMPLALLSAFSHQEARFLIPLLVPLVLLCSPQTQPVPWKGTVVLFNALGAFLFGCLHQGGLVPGLEYLEQVVHAPVLPSAPTHYTILFTHTYMPPRHLLHLPGLGAPVELVDMGGTEDWVLCQTLKSFTRQPACQVAGGPRLCRLFVVTPGTTRRAVEKCSFPFKNETLLFPHLTLEDPPALSSLLSGAWRDHLSLHIVELGEES encoded by the exons ATGCAGATCTGTGGATCCAGCGTAGCATCTGCAGCAGCTGGGACATCATTCCAGGTTTTGGGCCCGGTGTGTTGGCAACAACTGGATCTGAAGATGGCAGTCAGGGTGCTTTGGGGTGGCCTCAGCCTGTTCCGAGTGCTGTGGTGTCTCCTTCCACAGACGGGCTATGTGCACCCAGATGAATTCTTCCAGTCACCTGAGGTGATGGCAG aggACATCCTGGGCGTCCAGGCCACCCGGCCCTGGGAATTTTACCCCAGCAGCTCCTGCCGCACGGTGGTCTTCCCGCTGCTGATCTCTGGCTCTACCTTCTGGCTGCTCAAGCTCTGGGAGGAGCTGGGGCCGTGGCCTGGCCTGGTGAGCGGCTATGTGCTGCTGGTGGGGCCACGACTCCTCCTCACTGCTCTTTCCTTTGCTCTGGATGGGGCCGTGTATCACCTGGCCCCACTGTTGGGGGCGGATCGCTGGAACGCCCTGGCCCTGCTGTCTGGTTCCTACGTCACCCTGGTCTTCTACACAAGGACCTTCTCCAACACCATTGAGGGACTCCTCTTCACGTGGCTGCTGGTGCTGGTATCCTCCCATGTAATGTGGGGCCCTACACGCAAGGAGCCTGCGCCGGGTCCATGGTGGCACAGCTGGCTTCTTGGAGGCATTGTGGCTGCTGGCTTCTTCAACCGGCCCACCTTTCTGGCCTTTGCTGTGGTCCCCCTCTACCTCTGGGGCACTCGTGGAGCCACAAACCCTGGCTTGAAGTCCCTGACCCGGGAGGCCCTGGTGCTGCTCCCTGGGGCGGCCCTCACAGCAGCGGTGTTTGTGGCCATGGACAGCTGGTATTTCTCCAGCCCCGCTACATCCAGGACCCTTGTCCTTACACCTGTCAACTTCTTGCACTACAACCTGAATCCCCAAAACCTGGCGAGGCACGGCACGCATGCGCGGCTCACTCACCTGGCAGTCAACGGCTTCCTGCTCTTCGGGGTGCTGCACGCCCAGGCCCTGCAGGCTGCGTGGCAACAGCTGCAAGTCGGCCTCCAGGCCTCTGCACAAATGGGCCTCCTGAGGGCACTGGGTGCCTGGAGCCTGCTGTCCAGCCCCAGGTCCTATCTCCTTCTCCTCTACTTCATGCCTCTGGCCCTGCTATCTGCCTTTAGCCACCAGGAGGCTCGGTTCCTGATTCCCCTCCTGGTCCCCCTGGTCCTGCTTTGTAGCCCACAGACCCAGCCTGTGCCTTGGAAGGGCACCGTGGTCCTCTTCAATGCCCTCGGCGCCTTCCTCTTCGGCTGCCTGCATCAGGGAGGCCTGGTGCCTGGCCTGGAGTACCTGGAGCAGGTGGTCCACGCCCCTGTGCTCCCAAGCGCACCCACCCACTACACAATCCTCTTCACTCACACCTACATGCCCCCCCGGCACCTCCTACACCTCCCAGGCCTGGGGGCACCAGTGGAGCTGGTGGACATGGGTGGGACTGAGGACTGGGTCCTGTGCCAAACCCTCAAAAGCTTCACCAGACAACCAGCCTGCCAAGTGGCTGGTGGGCCACGGCTCTGCCGCCTCTTTGTGGTGACGCCTGGCACCACCAGGCGTGCCGTGGAGAAGTGCAGCTTCCCCTTCAAGAATGAAACACTCTTATTTCCCCATCTGACCCTGGAGGATCCACCAGCCCTGTCCTCCTTGCTGAGTGGGGCTTGGAGGGACCACCTCAGTCTTCACATCGTGGAGCTGGGGGAAGAAAGCTGA